The Dreissena polymorpha isolate Duluth1 chromosome 4, UMN_Dpol_1.0, whole genome shotgun sequence region AGCCCTTATTAGAgacttttacattttaacataaataGTCAAATGGATGATGACAATAAGGGACACCATTGTCAATACAATCTTCTTAATCCTTTACTTGGAGAATGAAAGTGGTTGCACCCGATTATTGTTTAAGTGGCAATAACTCCTGAAATTCAATGTCGCAGAACTGCATTACAATATTCTCATGTACATCCTGTAAGATAAGtgcatttaataattttgaatgtCAGTTGGCTGTCCAtaaagcgcagtggttggtatacaCGCTCCTAGTCTGGGCAACAGTTTGAAATGCCATATTAATAATTGAAGAGCAAAAACTCCCTGAAAAATCATGGGACCAACAAGACCTGACAGGGATACCCATGTCTGGCCAATAGGAATGCAGCATATCAATTTGCTTTTAATTAGAATCATAAGTGTCTAAGGTCTCATGCAAAACCGAATCAAAGAGCAATTAACTCCCTGAACAATTATTGGACTGGACAGCCTACCCAGGATGTACATGTCGACCCTGTAGCTATGATCCTGCATATACAGTTTCAGCTAATTGGATCATTAGTTTCTGAAATCTTGCCCAGAAAAAATAAGTGTGATAGACGGACAGAAAATGAGTACAAATGAAACCATTATTTTGGAAATTCGTTTCAGACCCATGCAAACTCAATTCCATCAAAATTAAAATTCGGTCAGACTAACAAAGTGGCGACCTTTTGgggattacaaaaataaatattgtatctgATAGCACTTTCACTTTACAGTGTGCACACATTGAATAAATAGCGaatataatcaatacaaaaatagggcatttcaaataaaacaatgcAATGTTAATACAACATCCTACATAACATACTTCCAACAAAACTGTCATACCCAGAATCTTATAAAcctaaatataaatacacataaattGTACAGTTCTTTATCAGAGTAAATAATATGTACAAACAATatgtacacaacatttattacAAATCAATCGGATAATCCTATTACGCaactattgaaacaaaaaatatatttgttaaaatgtgtaCCATACTTGGTAAGAGTTTATCAAATATGTGATAAAACACTGTGAAACTACATCATAACATTTTCAATTATATCTCCAAGTATATCAGacataaaaacaagggctgtttgtaaaacatgcatgccccccatatgggctgtccgttgtactggcagccattgtgtgaatacgacttttgtcactgtgaccttgacctttgacctagtgacctgaaaatcaataggggtcatctgcaagtcacgatcaatgtacctatgaagtgtcatgatcctaggcaaaagcgttcttgagttgtcatccgaaaatcattttactatttcgggtcaccgtgaccttgacctttgaccttgtgacctcaaaatcaatagggatcatctgcgagtcatgatcaatctacctatgaagtttcatgatcctaggcatatgcgttcttgagttatcatccgaaaatcattttactatttcgggtcaccgtgaccttgacctttgacctagtgacctaaaaatcaataggggtcatctgcgagtcatgatcaatctacctataaagtttcatgatcctaggcatatgcgttcttgaattatcatccgaaaataattttactatttcgggtcaccgtgaccttgacctttgacctagtgacctcaaaatcaataggggtcatctgcgagtcatgatcaatctacccatgaagtttcatgatcctaggcgaatgtgttcttgagttatcatccggaaaccattttactattccgggtcaccgtgaccttgacctttgacctagtgacctcaaaatcaataggggtcatctgcgagtcatgatcaatctacccatgaagtttcatgatcctaggcgtatgcgttcttgagttatcatctggaaaccattttactatttcgggtcactgtgaccttgaccttcgacctagtgacctcaaaatcaatagggtttatctgcgagtcatgatcaatgtacctatgaagtttcatgatcctagccccaagcgttcttgagttatcatccgaaaaccacctggtggacggaccgaccgacctaccgaccgacatgagcaaagcaatataccccctcttcttcgaaggggggcataacaaaagcTTTAGTAGAAGCATTTCAATTATAACTTCATTCACATTATTATGATTTGTGTTGTCACGCTCACACACTTTTGATACCAGTTATTCAACTATGCTAAAATACTGAACATAGAAAATATCCAGATTAATTTTACCACTTTTTTACAACAAAAACTATAGCCTCCAAATTATTTACCCTTTCTTATGGAGAAGTCATCCCATACATACAAGTAAACACTCAGAGAGAGAAGAAAAAGATTTGAGCCTCTtactgggaaaacaggccttaatgcatgtccgctaagtgtcgtcccaggttagcctgtgcagtctcacaggcttatcagcgacaaACTTTCTGCTAAGACTAgacttttgtttagaagagacttcctttcaatgaaaaatctcataaaagtggaaagtgtcgtccccgataagcctgtgtgacCATTAAGCCCTCTTCTCCCAGACTGTGTGACCATTAAGCCCTCTTCTCCCAGACTGTGTGACCATTAAGCCCTCTTCTCCCAGACTGTGTGACCATTAAGCCCTCTTCTCCCAGACTGTGTGACCATTAAGCCCTCTTCTCTCAGACTGTGTGACCATTAAGCCCTCTTCTCCCAGACTGTGTGACCATTAAGCCCTCTTCTCCCAGACTGTGTGACCATTAAGCCCTCTTCTCTCAGACTGTGTGACCATTAAGCCCTCTTCTCCCAGACTGTGTGACCATTAAGCCCTCTTCTCCCAGACTGTGTGACCATTAAGCCCTCTTCTCCCAGACGGTGTGACCATTAAGCCCTCTTCTCCCAGACTGTGTGACCATTAAGCCCTCTTCTCCCAGACTGTGTGACCATTAAGCCCTCTTCTCCCAGACTGTGTGACCATTAAGCCCTCTTCTCCCAGACTGTGTGACCATTAAGCCCTCTTCTCCCAGACTGTGTGACCATTAAGCCCTCTTCTCCCAGACTGTGTGACCATTAAGCCCTCTTCTCCCAGACTGTGTGACCATTAAGCCCTCTTCTCCCAGACTGTGTGACCATTAAGCCCTCTTCTCCCAGACTGTGTGACCATTAAGCCCTCTTCTCCCAGACTGTGTGACCATTAAGCCCTCTTCTCCCAGACTGTGTGACCATTAAGCCCTCTCTCCCAGACTGTGTGACCATTAAGCCCTCTTCTCTCAGACTGTGTGACCATTAAGCCCTCTTCTCCCAGACTGTGTGACCATTAAGCCCTCTTCTCTCAGACTGTGTGACCATTAAGCCCTCTTCTCCCAGACTGTGTGGCCATTAAGCCCTCTTCTCCCAGACTGTGTGACCATTAAGCCCTCTTCTCTCAGACTGTGTGACCATTAAGCCCTCTTCTCCCAGACTGTGTGACCATTAAGCCCTCTTCTCCCAGACTGTGTGACCATTAAGCCCCTCTTCTCCCAGACTGTGTGACCATTAAGCCCTCTTCTCCCAGACTGTGTGACCATTAAGCCCTCTTCTCCCAGACTGTGTGACCATTAAGCCCTCTTCTCCCAGACTGTGTGACCATTAAGCCTCTTCTCCCAGACTGTGTGACCATTAAGCCCTCTTCTCCCAGACTGTGTGACCATTAAGCCCTCTTCTCCCAGACTGTGTGACCATTAAGCCCTCTTCTCCCAGACTGTGTGACCATTAAGCCCTCTTCTCCCAGACTGTGTGACCATTAAGCCCTCTTCTCCTCAGACTGTGTGACCATTAAGCCCTCTTCTCTCAGACTGTGTGACCATTAAGCCCTCTTCCACTTAAGCCTCTTCTCTCAGACTGTGTGACCATTAAGCCCTCTTCTCCCAGACTGTGTGACCATTAAGAGCCCTCTTCTCCCAGACTGTGTGACCATTAAGCCCTCTTCTCTCAGACTGTGTGACCATTAAGCCCTCTTCTCCCAGACTGTGTGACCATTAAGCCCTCTTCTCCCAGACTGTGTGACCATTAAGCCTCTTCTCCCAGACTGTGTGACCATTAAGCCCTCTTCTCCCCAGACTGTGTGACCATTAAGCCCTCTTCTCCCAGACTGTGTGGACCATTAAGCCCTCTTCTCCCAGACTGTGTGACCATTAAGAGCCCTCTTCTCCCAGACTGTGTGACCATTAAGCCCTCTTCTCCCAGACTGTGTGACCATTAAGCCCTCTTCTCCCAGACTGTGTGACCATTAAGCCCTCTTCTCCCAGACTGTGTGACCATTAAGCCCTCTTCTCTCAGACTGTGTGACCATTAAGCCCTCTtctcccagagcaaggctcagaCATTCACTGAAAAATTGGGCATtgacatttgaacaaatattgttCTGAGCCGCAGATTATTGCCACACTTTTCAAGTCCAATGCATACCAGTAGTTACGACAATGCATGTCGCATTGAGAGAATTGGTATTCAAATAATCATCAAAGGATCTTCAATAGGACCCACAGCTCGGTCAAATGACAAGatatatatctcacctcctacaaaaatgacctaatccgattggctagGAGCAGTCACatgcccatggagtattttccatacaccccaagtaatttccatactacccgAGTAATCAAGTAGTTGGtcgagatataatcgttacaacgttagtaactgacggtgtatgggataaaCACCCTCAGCAATTTAATACCATACAAGAGccaaattactgagggtgtatatctcatacaccttcatttactaacggtgtaacttaTAATACATGGTTTTTACTACCTTGGTTAATGCAATAgttgaaaataattacaaataataattgttattatatagAAAAATATCAAAGTAGCAAAACATGCATATCTTTCGATAAACATGGTCAATTTGATTGAGACAGCTGTTTTGATTAGTGACTggttaaattactttttaaaacaatcaacactgaaaaagtaaatatgaaatacaataaaagtaattttgataaCGCACTTAAGTGAAGTCCATAATACCGGGTAATAGAGcaaaataaataacagtatataatatttatatatacaaaaagaaaaacaattaaagGTATGCTTCCAGGGTCAAAACAATGTTAATGTGAAaagaataatgaaaacattaataaataataaaaaaagatatattttctaaaaacaaacaggaaaaatgtgtttgtcagaaacactatgtccccttctgcgtcgctttgaaattatttttttttttacctttgaccttgaaggatgaccttgacctttcaccactcaaaatgtgcggcttcatgagatacacatgcatgccaaatatcaagttgctatcttcaatattgccaaagtattcataaaatgagcgattttggccgcatatatttgacctctgaccttgaaggatgaccttgacctttcaccactcaaaatgtgcagctccatgagatacacatgcatgccaaatatcaagttgctatcttcaatattgcaaaagtattcataaaatgagcgattttggccacatatatttgacctctgaccttgaaggatgacctagacctttcaccactcaaaatgtgcagctccatgagatacacatgcatgccaaatatcaagttgctatcttgaatattgaaaaagttattgcaaatgttaaagttggagcaaacagaccaacagacagggcaaaaacaatatgtcccccactatagtgggtgggggacataaaaaaaaagaaaacaactgagatcataaaaatcaaatgaaatactTTAGTTTGTATATACTAATATTAtagaataaacaaataaatatttcacttaAGATTTCATTCCACATGTTGTTATTGTGGAGATTCTGCATTTTTAAATGCTTCAAATTTTTAGGGTATTAGACTATTTTGTCAGTATtctaatgaaataaaaatgtacacaATTGTTCATACAAACATCTTTCAATTATGTGAAGTTCTAACATTTCCTAACacaaatttcataaataactatGACTATTTTGATGTATGGATACATGCATTATAAAGATTAGCCTTGAAAAGGCCTGATGAAAACCATTTCATACACTCAAGACATTAccttaaataatgcattttcagCACACAAATAGCCCTATCATGGTTATTACTATTATGCGagcaaacaaaacaacagcaaatGACATTTCAGTCTCAGCATTATGCCAATTCTTAACAGTTTGACAAAATTATAACACACAATATGGAACATGTGTTAATCGTCAAAAATGTTAAATTACACACTGCCAAACAACTCATTCTATAAGTTAAAACTGTACacaaaatttaaatttacataataacAGTGTAAAATTCACTGCGCTATTTATATATAGTTTCAGTCAACTAGTCTACTAATGACCAGACTCCATAAACACTTCAATGTTCATGAATATGTATATCACAAGATTTCTGCTTACAGCACTTATACCACACAAACATTCTTCTGCAAAAATTCACTCCCTaaaccaaaacaatatacccagcACTTTTATTTCTTGATTTATGGAAGGGGCCTACATTCATATTGGGAGACGGGGTATAAACAAAACTGAGAAAGGTGAATAaagataaatacatttttataaataaacttaaaatttGGGATAAAATTGCTTCATTTACAAGACATTCTCCAGGAAAAAGAGGCCTTTCACTGAGAGAAGGGGCTTACAACTGTATTAAGCCCCTACtgaataaagaaggaaaaaaatccctgCAACCCCAGAAACACACTGGCAATTTCAACATTTTCTCCACCGCTAATTTCCCCACTATTTTAGGTCATAGTTGTTCAGGTGAGGTACAGGGCCGCCGATGCACGGCTGCGCGCACCGACGTATGAGGTCCTCGTATGGTCGCCCATGCAAGAAGCAAACCAGGCACACAGTCATGTTATCACAGCCGAGTCCACCCATCTGACAGTCGGGCGCCAGACACCGCATCATCAGCTCCTCACAGATCTGACATGGAGGGAACAACATTTGAGCTgccctctgggaaaatggggcttaaagcacGTCCATAAAATGCCATCTCAAATatgcctgagcagtccgcacaggctaatctgggacactctCTGCTTTTAAGGaagtttttctttaaaagaagtctcttttaaagACAATCCAGTTCACGggcaagtgttgtcccttattagtctgtgctgactgcacaggcatataGGGTGAcactctaagcacatgcattaagcccagtattcccagaacaaggctcattaactctttcagtgcgggaaccgaattttgaaggtctttgcaaacagtttggatccagatgagacgccacagaacgtggcgtctcatctggatccaaagtgtttgctattctgatagtattctttgaaaaaaaatcgaagaaaatgctaattttagaaattcagcagacgacattttagcagacgacaaatttcccagcatgcaaagggttaagtgattTTCTATATTTGCTTGACTTACAGCGTGTACCAGGGCTCCCCTTGGCTAAAAATGTGTGTCAACCAAATTCCCTTTGAATATCAGAATTCATTTTGAATATTGTATGTGGGTGGATGAAGAAAAAGCTGTAGCAAAATAGAATTTCCATAGCAGAATTAGCCGATGTGAAGCCATTGGGTAATTTGGCGTATAGCAGAGTACAAGAAAACCCTGTGATAAactttttgcaaaagaaacattttttgcagCATGAGCAAGATTTTGTGATTAGTAATTTCATCGCAAAATGTATTTACTAGACAAAAAGTaacattaaagaaataattatttctaaaatgGTGTTAAAAATGTTGACCAAAACATATCGTTTGTTACTTttaaatacataacagaataAGGATTATTCTAATTTTTAcaagcttgttttttttttagattattaCTTCAACCACACCCATGATTTCATCATAAATCATAAGAGTCAAAAATAGCTAATAAtcttatataaaatgatattaatgtttAACATACTGTTTCAGGTTCCATCCGTTGAGCAAGCCTAGCGCGCACAAAGTCGACAACTTCCTGGTTGGTCAGCACGTCCCATATACCGTCACAGGCCAGCACGATGAACTCGAAATCTGAGCTCAACTGCCGCTCCTGTACATCTGGGAAGGCTGCAACATTGCATGATACACATTTTTACACTCTTTTTTTTCCCCACagttttttactttatttaagcCATACCAGAAAGGTTGGTTGACTTTTACCTACACTTCCTGGGCAGCAGAGCAGATGTAAGCACTAAACCAGTACTAAGTACATATAACAGAAACTGTTATCTACCATACTCAGATGTAGGAGAAAAGTGACCACAGACACAGTTTCTAAATCAATCAACACATCTCGAAAGAAGTTCATCAGGAATgtttttggaaattattttacagtttatatGTACATTCCAAGAAAAAAATTCACATACCGCGACAGTTTTGATTCACCATTGGTGAATCTTCATCAGACTGTGACTTCGCGGGAAGTGAACGTCACAGGGCGGGCTTACTGCCGTACTGGTTCCCAGCAGTAAACAAAGGCCTGTAGATGGGGCCCAGTTGGTAGCCCCCCTCGTCCCTGTTCATCACCCGTCTCTCCTTAGCTATCGCTACCAATTCCCTAAGTTTTCTGAGTGCGGTGTTGTTTTCCCTATCTATCACTTTCACCCCCTCCCAGTCAATGACATGGTTGTGCCTAGCTATATGGTTTGTAACTGCACTGGAGTTTTCTGTTGTTTCCGCTTCTCTTCTTCCTGATCGTGTGAAAACTTGTGGGCTGTTCTTGGCATCTTTTTTGTGCTCATTGATCCGAGTACCAAGTTTGCGACCTGTTTCTCCTATGTACACAGTTTCACAATTCTTGCACAAGATCTTGTATACACAGCCGCACACCTCTTCCATCGGCGCCTTGTCGTTAGGATGTACAAGAAAGCGTCTGAGAGTGATGTGTGGTCACATTGCTACACTTATGTTGTGCTTTCTGTAGACTCGCGCCAGCGCCTCAGATACATTTTTCACATAGGGAATGACTACCATACGCTTTGACTTGTTCTTGGACCCTTCCCCTCCTGTTTTTCTGAAATCTTCGTTTCAGTGTCTTTAACCACTTTGTTTATTGTCCATTGTGGATATCCACACACTTTCAGTGCTCCCCTGATGTGGTAAAGTTCCCTTTTCTGATCCTCTTTATCAGTCACTATTGTAAAACATCTGTCGACTAGAGTTCTTACCAAACTCAATTTGTAAGATAAACGCACTCAGAAAACTTAGGGAATCGTTAGCAATAGCTAAGGAGAGACGGGTGATGAACAGGGACGAGGGGGCCTACCAACTGAGCCCCATCTACAGGCCTTTGTTTACTGCTGGGAACCAGTCCAGCAGTGAGCCCGCCCTGTGACGTGCATTTCCCGCGAAGTCACAGTCTGATGAAGATTCACCAATGGTGGATCAAAACTGTCACAGTATGTGAAAAAATTTCTTGGAATGTAgatattaactgttaaataacaaTCAAAACATGTTTTGGAAAGGCTTTGGCAGAGTCTGAGATGAAAACGATGTTAAATTAAGAACAAATCATACACACGAAAGTATGACCATGGCAGGTTTCATTTGACCATCTCCTATCATCACCACAGAAATTTTAAACAGATCATGTTGAGCCAATTTTTTTGTTACCTGTGACAATTTGTTCCTCTGGTTttttcttgtcatttttcttgaaAATGAAGTCCCCAAGAGCTCTTGATAATGCAAGATTACCTAGAAATACAAGTTATCAAGATAAATGGTTAATGTTATGTTAAAGATTTGGCAAACAAATattgggaatacatgtatgtttaataagTATTAGAATTTCTTGACAATCAATACTTTTTACCTTttagtgtgactttgacctttgtgGTAAAAAAACCATCTTTTCATAATGGTTGACCTTTGTGCTAAGTTATTAAAAAATCCATTTgtggcaaagttatgccttagaCAGGAATGTTTGTCAAAATTGACCTTTTATCTCTATGTTTAATTGACCTTCGAGGTAGGAAGAAGGGCTTTAAACATGACATTTCGTCTTATGATAGTTCACATTTCCACAAAATTATTTCATAATCCATGAATGATGGTGTTTGCAATAAATACAAGTTTTGCTTTAAAATAGGgtaatgatttgaacaaactaccCATATATCATGAAATTTGTAGTCTTTAAACACTGCCAACTGTCCtccatgtgtaaatattaattctaaggagagaaactatataagaactTGCTTCTTttgtttcaatccttttctgctTATATTGTGTATGatctgtatatattgtacatgccataagaaataaatatgtttaaagtaacaAACTACCCGAAGCATAACCAAATGATGTCACAAGCCAAATATCAAACCTCTTTGCCTATATGACTTAGAGAAGATTTGTTAAAGTCCTTTTGCTATATAAGTATTAAATGCAAAAACACAATATGCCTGCAACATCCCTTTGAGGTCATAAAAACACCTGCATGGATGACACTTGCCATTTACTCTGTTGAATTCCACCCATCCTCCGGCTGCAATGATTCGTCTGGTTTCTCCCTCGTTGCCTGGCTTGTGGTCATTAGACAGCACGTCTACGCGACCTCGTACACTGGCTACTGCTCTCGAGTCACCCACGTTTGCCTGACATACCGGGTACACAGAGTAAGACTCaacacataaaatgcatttcaattaaCCTCACAAGTATACACCCTGTTGCTTCAGTTTTTTAGCTTTAAGTACTGACCAAAGAAGCAAAACAggcgttttttgttttttttaatgaggtACCTATCTTCAATCGGGAATTAGCCGTTGCTTCAGTTTTTTAGCTTTCAGTACTGACCAAAGAAGCAAAACAGGCgttttgtattacttttttgTAAAAAGGTACCTATCTTCAATTGGGAATTAGTTGTTCTGATTCTGTCCAGATTAGTAAATATATACCACATATAAGAGAGTCAATTTGATATGATTGTATGATCTCATGAGGTACATGTATctatttgcaaagtatttatttaaactgaaccattatttaaatttaagacAGACTTTTTTAAAACCTT contains the following coding sequences:
- the LOC127879609 gene encoding probable protein phosphatase 2C T23F11.1 isoform X1, with the translated sequence MGQTLSEPVTTKETTSCQNAAVRVGASCMQGWRINMEDAHTQLLTLPGDKDAMFFGVFDGHGESTRPKDGMYTGGAKVAHYASMNLHKKIITQPAYAQNRISEALKGGFLQLDEDMIKDDTMKEELAGTTAITVLVKNSRIYCANVGDSRAVASVRGRVDVLSNDHKPGNEGETRRIIAAGGWVEFNRVNGNLALSRALGDFIFKKNDKKKPEEQIVTAFPDVQERQLSSDFEFIVLACDGIWDVLTNQEVVDFVRARLAQRMEPETICEELMMRCLAPDCQMGGLGCDNMTVCLVCFLHGRPYEDLIRRCAQPCIGGPVPHLNNYDLK
- the LOC127879609 gene encoding probable protein phosphatase 2C T23F11.1 isoform X2 is translated as MGQTLSEPVTTKETTSCQNAAVRVGASCMQGWRINMEDAHTQLLTLPGDKDAMFFGVFDGHGGAKVAHYASMNLHKKIITQPAYAQNRISEALKGGFLQLDEDMIKDDTMKEELAGTTAITVLVKNSRIYCANVGDSRAVASVRGRVDVLSNDHKPGNEGETRRIIAAGGWVEFNRVNGNLALSRALGDFIFKKNDKKKPEEQIVTAFPDVQERQLSSDFEFIVLACDGIWDVLTNQEVVDFVRARLAQRMEPETICEELMMRCLAPDCQMGGLGCDNMTVCLVCFLHGRPYEDLIRRCAQPCIGGPVPHLNNYDLK